A window of Desulfobacterales bacterium contains these coding sequences:
- a CDS encoding 2-oxoglutarate oxidoreductase — MGVKFKRPEALTENHTHYCPGCTHGIIQRLVGETIDELGIRGKTVGIAPVGCAVLSYNYFTCDFQEAAHGRAPAMATGIKRVRPDLIVFTYQGDGDLASIGMGEIVHAANRGEKFTTIFVNNAVYGMTGGQMAPTTMPGQRTTTSPFGRDTSDTGMPLRVAELLSSLATPGYITRQTVISPKHIRKAKKAIKKAFEYQIEKKCFSLVEVVSTCPTNWGMTPVDALKWTEETLLAYYKLGDYKLPE; from the coding sequence ATGGGAGTTAAATTTAAAAGGCCAGAAGCCCTTACAGAAAACCATACTCATTATTGTCCTGGGTGTACTCATGGTATAATTCAAAGGCTTGTCGGAGAAACAATTGACGAATTAGGCATAAGAGGAAAAACAGTAGGAATAGCGCCTGTAGGATGCGCTGTTTTATCCTATAACTATTTTACCTGCGATTTTCAAGAAGCTGCTCACGGAAGAGCCCCAGCCATGGCTACCGGAATTAAAAGGGTTAGACCTGATTTAATCGTTTTTACCTATCAAGGAGATGGAGACCTTGCAAGTATAGGCATGGGAGAAATTGTCCATGCCGCAAATAGAGGCGAAAAATTTACTACTATTTTTGTAAACAATGCAGTTTACGGTATGACTGGCGGCCAAATGGCTCCTACAACAATGCCTGGACAGAGAACAACCACTTCTCCATTTGGAAGAGATACTTCTGACACAGGTATGCCTTTAAGAGTTGCCGAACTTTTATCTTCCCTTGCTACTCCAGGCTATATTACAAGACAAACAGTTATAAGCCCTAAACATATTCGAAAAGCTAAAAAAGCTATAAAAAAAGCCTTTGAATATCAAATTGAAAAGAAATGTTTCAGCCTTGTAGAAGTTGTGAGCACATGCCCAACAAATTGGGGAATGACCCCTGTTGATGCTTTGAAATGGACAGAAGAAACCTTGCTCGCTTATTATAAACTTGGGGATTATAAACTCCCTGAATAA
- a CDS encoding stress response protein, whose amino-acid sequence MELKQKDAKATIGSFKQLKVSLIWTSPVDLDLMAFYKTKDGKTGGIFSDNYAGGTLGDLNQFPYMQLSGDEGVGGGTGEKSEELRIIRLDDFEEVYICALNFTDATSGSNKVFADYDAKVKVMTDKGEDHTVTLDSKKSGSVAVICKLKGGFIGTDLINDSEVMTFESFNKNVPGASNLKLSSKITLKSKGDKFTLKPKVSTGEVLINLNWNQNPDGKPSFFKKLMGGGQPIDLDLGCLFEMSTGELACIQPLNVGFLKQGSFTEPPYIYHLGDDRTGSWSEGENIKINIEHMDKLKRILIFTFIYEGAPKWNSTDAVVTITVPGQPTLEVPMGVQTDSRSFCAIAMLEFANNNITVTKLVSFHTGHQDCDKAYKWGLQWVAGSKD is encoded by the coding sequence ATGGAACTTAAACAAAAAGACGCAAAAGCCACTATAGGCTCATTTAAACAACTGAAAGTATCCTTAATATGGACATCACCCGTTGACCTTGACCTTATGGCTTTTTATAAAACAAAAGACGGCAAAACTGGAGGTATCTTTTCTGATAATTATGCTGGTGGCACACTGGGGGATTTAAACCAATTTCCATATATGCAGCTTTCTGGAGATGAAGGTGTAGGGGGCGGAACAGGAGAAAAATCAGAAGAATTAAGAATAATAAGGCTTGATGATTTTGAGGAAGTATATATTTGTGCATTGAATTTTACTGATGCTACATCTGGTTCAAACAAGGTATTTGCAGATTATGACGCAAAAGTTAAAGTCATGACAGATAAAGGTGAAGACCATACAGTAACACTGGATTCAAAAAAATCAGGATCAGTTGCTGTTATATGTAAACTTAAAGGCGGTTTTATTGGCACTGATCTTATTAATGATAGTGAAGTAATGACATTTGAATCTTTTAATAAAAATGTTCCAGGAGCTTCTAACCTTAAATTATCTTCTAAAATAACTCTTAAATCAAAGGGGGATAAATTCACCCTTAAACCAAAGGTTTCTACGGGAGAAGTGCTTATAAATCTTAATTGGAACCAAAATCCAGATGGCAAGCCCAGCTTCTTTAAAAAACTCATGGGGGGGGGCCAACCTATAGATCTTGACCTTGGATGTCTTTTTGAGATGAGCACAGGTGAACTTGCATGTATTCAGCCTTTAAATGTTGGATTTTTAAAACAAGGCTCATTTACAGAACCTCCGTATATTTATCACCTTGGCGACGACAGGACTGGGTCTTGGTCTGAAGGTGAAAATATTAAAATAAATATCGAACATATGGACAAGCTTAAAAGAATTCTAATATTTACATTTATATATGAAGGCGCTCCAAAATGGAATTCAACTGATGCAGTTGTTACAATTACAGTGCCTGGTCAGCCTACTCTTGAAGTTCCAATGGGTGTACAGACTGACTCAAGATCATTTTGTGCTATAGCCATGCTTGAATTTGCTAACAATAATATAACAGTAACAAAACTTGTATCATTTCATACTGGTCATCAAGATTGTGATAAGGCTTATAAATGGGGCTTGCAGTGGGTAGCGGGCTCAAAAGATTAA
- a CDS encoding DUF1232 domain-containing protein — MSKNIVNFEKKYSEESFWKKFLNHALSLSKDFLEKILYLYYAAKEPDTPTWAKGVIYGALGYFISPIDAIPDAIPGIGYADDISVIAAAIATVALYITPKVKEKAKQKIEEWFV, encoded by the coding sequence ATGTCAAAAAATATTGTTAATTTCGAAAAAAAATATTCTGAAGAATCTTTTTGGAAAAAATTTTTAAATCATGCATTATCATTAAGTAAAGACTTTTTAGAAAAAATTCTTTACCTTTACTATGCAGCAAAAGAGCCTGATACTCCAACATGGGCAAAAGGTGTTATTTATGGGGCTCTTGGCTATTTTATAAGCCCAATTGATGCCATTCCTGATGCTATTCCAGGAATCGGTTATGCTGATGATATTTCAGTTATTGCTGCAGCGATTGCAACTGTTGCCCTTTATATAACACCTAAAGTCAAAGAAAAGGCTAAACAGAAAATAGAAGAATGGTTTGTTTAA
- a CDS encoding hydrogenase iron-sulfur subunit has product MSDWEPKIVSFFCNWCTYGAADLAGVSRLEHPTNTRVIRVPCSGRISPKFILAALRKGADGVWVSGCHPGDCHYIEGNYYARRKFALMKNLLEHMGIEPGRVQFSWISSAESTKYVTVINEVVSKIKALGPRKNFIKSKN; this is encoded by the coding sequence ATGTCAGATTGGGAACCAAAAATTGTTAGCTTTTTCTGCAACTGGTGTACCTATGGAGCAGCTGATCTTGCTGGCGTGAGCAGACTTGAGCATCCTACAAATACTCGAGTAATAAGAGTTCCTTGCTCAGGCAGAATTAGCCCTAAATTTATACTTGCTGCTTTAAGAAAAGGAGCAGACGGAGTATGGGTGTCTGGCTGCCATCCAGGTGATTGCCATTATATTGAAGGAAATTATTATGCCCGAAGAAAATTTGCTCTTATGAAAAATTTGTTAGAGCATATGGGTATAGAACCTGGAAGAGTCCAGTTTTCATGGATATCATCAGCTGAATCAACCAAATATGTTACTGTAATAAACGAAGTAGTTTCAAAAATTAAGGCTTTAGGACCAAGAAAAAATTTTATCAAGTCCAAAAACTAA
- a CDS encoding 2-oxoacid:acceptor oxidoreductase family protein yields the protein MQSEVMFAGFGGQGILLSAKILAYAAMKEGHKVVWIPSYGPEMRGGTAYCMVIISDKQIGSPIVKRPKHLVAMNRPSLEKFAPVVKPGGIILVNTSLISISSGRSDVDEVNVPATDIAVTIGNIKSANIVALSAFVWRSKIVDFELMQECIKLEFEGKNDSILSLNMNAVEHGKQAIINS from the coding sequence ATGCAAAGTGAAGTAATGTTTGCAGGATTTGGCGGTCAAGGCATTCTGTTAAGTGCAAAAATCCTTGCATACGCAGCTATGAAAGAAGGACATAAAGTTGTTTGGATACCTTCCTATGGGCCTGAAATGAGAGGCGGAACAGCTTATTGCATGGTTATAATATCTGATAAACAAATCGGTTCACCTATAGTAAAAAGACCAAAACATCTTGTAGCGATGAATAGACCATCTTTAGAAAAATTCGCTCCTGTCGTAAAGCCCGGAGGAATTATTTTAGTAAATACTTCTTTAATATCCATATCGAGCGGTCGTTCTGACGTAGATGAAGTAAATGTCCCGGCTACTGATATAGCAGTTACAATCGGAAATATTAAATCGGCAAATATCGTAGCCCTCTCCGCCTTTGTGTGGAGAAGTAAAATTGTTGATTTCGAACTTATGCAGGAATGCATTAAGCTTGAATTTGAAGGGAAAAATGATAGTATCTTGTCATTAAATATGAATGCTGTTGAACATGGGAAACAAGCTATTATAAATTCTTAG
- a CDS encoding 4Fe-4S dicluster domain-containing protein, with the protein MIGYMDKIKEISERILKEGKVDIIVGFRKGSLPMMNEPCVVKKAEDVKNLVWDSNCGINLVNYLTNRKEKIGIIAKGCDTRNIVTHIVENKIKKEQLFIIGVPCTGMIDKNKVASKVDSEIIEVTENENTIKVKTKTNEIELNKTDLLQENCSICVHRNPVVYDELVAELIEEPKDIDRYASVKAVESMSAEEKWNYFEDLISTCIRCYACRNACPLCYCPTCFVDESRPQWVGKGQDKSDIRTFHFLRAFHCAGRCTDCGSCERACPMGIKVRDFTKKLEKDCVELFGWEAGMTLKERPPLDEFKLNDPEDFIY; encoded by the coding sequence ATGATAGGATACATGGATAAAATAAAGGAAATTTCTGAGAGGATTTTAAAAGAAGGCAAAGTTGATATTATTGTAGGCTTTCGTAAAGGGTCCTTGCCAATGATGAATGAGCCCTGCGTTGTAAAAAAAGCAGAAGACGTTAAAAATTTGGTATGGGATTCAAATTGTGGAATTAATCTTGTAAATTACCTTACAAATAGAAAAGAAAAAATAGGAATCATAGCTAAAGGCTGTGATACAAGAAATATAGTTACTCATATTGTTGAAAACAAAATTAAAAAAGAGCAGCTATTTATAATTGGAGTCCCATGCACTGGGATGATTGATAAAAACAAAGTAGCTTCTAAGGTTGACAGCGAAATTATAGAAGTTACAGAAAATGAAAATACAATTAAAGTAAAAACAAAAACAAATGAGATTGAGTTAAATAAGACTGACCTTCTGCAAGAAAACTGTTCTATATGTGTTCACCGAAATCCTGTTGTTTATGATGAGCTTGTTGCTGAATTGATTGAAGAGCCAAAAGACATAGATCGATATGCAAGTGTTAAAGCAGTTGAATCTATGAGTGCAGAAGAAAAATGGAATTATTTTGAAGATTTAATTTCTACATGTATAAGATGCTACGCATGCAGAAATGCTTGTCCCCTTTGTTATTGTCCAACCTGTTTTGTAGACGAATCAAGGCCTCAATGGGTTGGCAAAGGTCAAGATAAAAGTGATATTAGGACTTTCCATTTTTTAAGAGCTTTTCATTGCGCTGGAAGATGTACTGACTGTGGCTCCTGTGAACGCGCTTGCCCAATGGGAATCAAAGTTAGAGACTTCACCAAAAAGCTTGAAAAAGACTGTGTTGAACTTTTTGGATGGGAAGCAGGTATGACGCTTAAAGAGCGTCCTCCTTTGGATGAATTCAAACTTAATGACCCTGAAGATTTCATTTATTAA
- a CDS encoding YqgE/AlgH family protein, with protein MIQTLGQGTLKGMFLIATPSLLDPNFKKTVICICEQTKEGAIGLVINRVHKLISAKDLFDELHIKYKINAREIPIYIGGPVHIGEVFVLHGPPFGWKGCFMISNSIALSNTRDVLEAIALDSGPTSYLIAIGCSGWGTNQLENELMDNSWLTCPIYKSVIYEVDAPQRWNETVRIMGIDPARLSVMAGHA; from the coding sequence ATGATTCAAACTTTAGGACAAGGCACATTAAAAGGGATGTTTTTGATTGCAACACCTTCTCTGCTGGACCCAAATTTTAAGAAAACTGTAATATGTATCTGTGAGCAGACAAAAGAAGGAGCTATTGGATTAGTAATTAATCGGGTTCATAAGTTAATATCGGCTAAAGATTTATTTGATGAACTCCATATCAAATACAAAATTAATGCTCGTGAAATCCCTATTTATATTGGAGGTCCTGTGCATATAGGCGAAGTATTCGTACTCCATGGTCCTCCTTTTGGATGGAAAGGATGTTTCATGATTTCAAACTCCATTGCATTAAGTAATACCCGAGATGTTTTAGAAGCAATTGCTTTAGACAGTGGTCCGACATCGTATCTTATAGCCATTGGATGTTCTGGTTGGGGAACAAATCAGCTTGAAAATGAACTGATGGATAATTCTTGGCTCACATGCCCTATATATAAAAGCGTTATTTACGAAGTAGATGCACCCCAAAGATGGAATGAAACTGTTAGGATTATGGGGATTGATCCAGCTCGATTATCCGTTATGGCAGGCCATGCTTGA
- a CDS encoding cobalamin biosynthesis protein CbiA produces MLFNLEKIIIIVGNYGSGKTEIAVNLAINRKIAGLEVRIGDLDLVNPYFRTRDALNQLNSLNIDVVIPPTEYFYADLPILSPKISGMIKSPSPCTILDVGGEKAGSAVLAALGEYLKLQTASVLQVVNPFRPFSDTIKGCFKILEGVESASKLKINGLIANPNLIDDTKLETIEQGYEFVKAFADKTSLPIKFIAISENFLPKITNENFLCPILPIKRQLVPPWKEKVKI; encoded by the coding sequence ATATTGTTTAATCTTGAAAAAATAATAATTATTGTAGGCAATTATGGAAGTGGCAAGACAGAAATCGCTGTAAATCTTGCTATAAACAGAAAAATAGCTGGTTTAGAAGTAAGAATAGGTGACCTTGATCTTGTAAATCCTTATTTTAGAACAAGGGATGCTTTAAATCAGTTAAATAGCTTAAATATAGACGTAGTGATACCTCCAACTGAGTACTTTTATGCGGACCTTCCTATATTAAGCCCTAAAATTTCTGGAATGATTAAATCACCAAGCCCATGTACTATTCTTGATGTAGGGGGAGAAAAAGCTGGTTCTGCGGTACTTGCTGCTCTTGGAGAGTATTTAAAACTACAAACTGCAAGTGTGCTTCAAGTAGTAAATCCATTCAGACCTTTTTCAGATACCATTAAAGGATGTTTTAAAATCCTTGAAGGTGTTGAATCTGCATCAAAGCTAAAAATAAATGGGCTTATAGCAAACCCGAATTTAATAGATGACACTAAGCTTGAAACAATTGAGCAGGGGTATGAATTTGTAAAAGCATTTGCCGATAAAACGTCACTACCTATTAAATTCATAGCGATTTCAGAAAATTTTTTACCGAAAATTACAAACGAAAATTTCCTATGTCCTATTTTACCAATTAAACGACAGCTTGTTCCACCTTGGAAAGAAAAAGTTAAAATTTAA
- a CDS encoding DUF4445 domain-containing protein — protein MNMHKILFLPHNKEIFVKDGESIIRAALNAGVHINASCGGEGVCGKCRIIIEKGEVEGGISEKLKKKDIDEGIRQACTSIIKSDIIVRIPIESTIDASVLNMPATPRKTASIVQMDFEELKEKDLFAPPVEKIYIELPEPSVKENLSDVTRIINFLRQHNNEHRLEVDISVIRKIPDIIRENNFNVTVTIARPVRDEGKNRLINIQSGDRSNKNYAIAIDIGTTTVYGQLIDLITGKVLSQHAEFNSQISYGEDVISRIMFAEKEGGLKKMHDVVIGIINKIIEKILKEGEIDVDDISTITIAGNTTMTQLFLMVNPKYIRRAPYVPAANIYPPIKAVNLDIKLADHSIALVFPLISSYVGGDIVSGVMGSGMYRSEEVTLFMDIGTNAEIVIGNKDWMVCAACSAGPAFEGGGIQHGMRATKGAIEDFSIDPISLEPMIITIGNQRAKGICGSGLITIIATFFELGIINNSGKFNIDLNTPRIRESEGVYEYVLSWAKETQIDRDITISEIDIENLIRAKGSIYSGCMTMLKEVGLGIENLDRIILAGGFGSYIDLEKAMTIGLIPEINPDKVTYIGNGSLLGAKMSSITNRIRKDVAYVTKMMTNFELSETTSYMDNYIAALFLPHTDLNLFPKLKKRLNSRKT, from the coding sequence ATGAATATGCACAAAATTCTTTTTTTACCCCATAATAAAGAAATTTTTGTAAAAGACGGAGAATCCATAATTAGAGCGGCATTAAATGCTGGAGTTCATATTAATGCTTCCTGTGGAGGCGAAGGCGTATGTGGAAAATGTCGAATCATCATAGAAAAAGGAGAAGTTGAAGGAGGAATCTCTGAAAAGCTAAAAAAAAAGGATATAGATGAAGGTATAAGACAGGCTTGCACATCAATAATTAAAAGCGATATTATAGTAAGAATTCCTATCGAATCAACTATTGATGCGAGTGTTCTTAATATGCCAGCGACTCCCAGAAAAACCGCTTCAATAGTTCAAATGGACTTTGAAGAACTAAAAGAAAAAGACCTTTTTGCGCCTCCTGTTGAAAAAATATATATCGAACTCCCAGAACCCTCTGTAAAAGAAAATCTCTCAGACGTTACACGAATAATAAATTTTTTAAGACAGCATAATAATGAACACAGACTTGAAGTAGATATATCCGTTATAAGAAAAATTCCAGATATAATTCGTGAAAATAATTTTAATGTAACTGTAACCATTGCAAGGCCAGTAAGGGATGAAGGAAAAAATAGGCTTATAAATATTCAAAGTGGAGACAGAAGTAATAAAAACTATGCAATTGCTATTGATATCGGAACAACAACAGTTTATGGACAGCTTATTGATTTAATAACCGGTAAAGTTTTATCCCAACATGCAGAATTTAATTCCCAAATAAGCTATGGCGAAGATGTAATAAGCCGAATAATGTTTGCCGAAAAAGAAGGCGGCTTAAAAAAAATGCACGATGTTGTTATTGGAATTATAAATAAAATTATAGAAAAAATTTTAAAAGAAGGTGAAATAGACGTTGATGATATTTCAACTATAACTATCGCTGGAAATACAACTATGACTCAGTTGTTTCTTATGGTGAATCCTAAGTATATTAGGCGAGCTCCCTATGTTCCAGCAGCAAATATATATCCTCCCATAAAAGCTGTAAATTTAGATATTAAATTAGCGGATCATTCTATAGCTTTGGTTTTTCCTCTGATTTCAAGCTATGTTGGCGGAGATATTGTATCAGGCGTGATGGGCTCAGGAATGTATAGGAGCGAAGAAGTAACTTTATTTATGGATATTGGAACAAATGCCGAAATTGTAATTGGAAATAAAGACTGGATGGTATGCGCTGCTTGTTCAGCAGGACCGGCTTTTGAAGGTGGAGGCATACAGCATGGAATGCGAGCTACTAAAGGAGCGATAGAAGATTTTTCCATTGACCCAATTAGCCTTGAACCTATGATTATAACAATAGGAAATCAACGAGCTAAAGGAATTTGTGGTTCTGGATTAATAACAATAATTGCCACATTTTTTGAGCTTGGGATAATAAACAATAGCGGAAAATTTAATATAGATTTAAACACTCCACGAATAAGAGAAAGCGAAGGCGTTTATGAATATGTTTTATCCTGGGCAAAGGAAACGCAAATAGATAGAGATATAACTATAAGCGAAATTGATATTGAAAATTTAATACGAGCTAAAGGCTCTATTTATAGTGGATGTATGACTATGCTTAAAGAAGTAGGACTTGGCATTGAAAATCTTGACAGAATTATATTAGCAGGTGGATTTGGAAGTTATATTGATTTAGAAAAAGCTATGACTATTGGACTCATCCCTGAAATAAACCCAGATAAAGTTACCTATATTGGAAATGGTTCTCTTCTCGGAGCAAAAATGAGTTCTATTACTAATAGAATAAGAAAAGATGTAGCTTATGTAACTAAAATGATGACAAACTTTGAACTTTCAGAAACAACTTCATACATGGATAATTATATAGCCGCTCTTTTTCTTCCACATACGGACTTAAATCTCTTTCCTAAACTAAAAAAACGGCTTAATAGCAGAAAAACATAA
- a CDS encoding 4Fe-4S dicluster domain-containing protein, producing MDNYQIDIDRCKGCALCVSVCPKKVLEISDKVNAKGYFPVYQARPENCVFCATCCLICPDVAITII from the coding sequence ATGGATAATTACCAAATCGATATAGACAGATGTAAAGGCTGCGCTTTATGCGTCTCAGTTTGTCCCAAAAAAGTTTTAGAAATTTCGGATAAAGTAAATGCTAAGGGCTATTTCCCAGTTTATCAAGCTCGACCTGAAAACTGCGTATTTTGCGCTACATGCTGCCTAATATGTCCTGACGTAGCTATAACAATTATATAA
- the vorB gene encoding 3-methyl-2-oxobutanoate dehydrogenase subunit VorB, producing the protein MTKVLMKGNEAIGEAAIRAGCLNYFAYPITPQSEVAEYLSKRMPEVGGMFLQAESEVAVAYMLFGASGCGEMVFTTSSSPGISLMSEGISYIASGQLPVVFVNIIRGGPGLGGILPSQGDYFQATKGGGHGDYRLLVMAPASVQESVDMVMEAFVLAEKYRNPVMILGDGLIGQMMEPVEFPDTPPPPPPNKDEWATNGMDTRKSNTHNIVKTLFLDPEVLNNHNLKLKAKYDRMKKEEVKFVSYNTESDYKALIVSYGTMSRVCLTAIDIMKEEGLEIGMIRPQTLFPFPETAIYKAALKDSCKVVVSIEMSMGQMVEDVERCIKGVKPVQWYGKCGGEVPSPEEIIAVTKEFVKEQSI; encoded by the coding sequence ATGACAAAAGTTTTAATGAAAGGAAATGAAGCTATCGGCGAAGCTGCAATTAGAGCCGGTTGCTTAAATTATTTTGCATATCCTATTACTCCACAGTCAGAAGTAGCTGAATACCTTTCAAAAAGAATGCCTGAAGTTGGAGGCATGTTTCTTCAAGCAGAAAGTGAAGTTGCTGTTGCTTACATGCTATTCGGAGCCTCAGGATGTGGTGAAATGGTATTTACAACTTCGTCAAGCCCTGGCATAAGTCTTATGAGTGAAGGAATAAGCTATATTGCTTCAGGCCAATTGCCTGTTGTTTTTGTAAACATCATTAGAGGCGGCCCTGGACTTGGTGGAATTCTTCCATCTCAAGGAGATTATTTTCAAGCTACAAAAGGAGGAGGCCACGGAGATTATAGATTACTTGTAATGGCTCCAGCAAGTGTTCAAGAATCTGTTGATATGGTTATGGAAGCTTTTGTATTAGCCGAAAAATATAGGAATCCAGTTATGATTCTAGGAGATGGACTTATCGGTCAAATGATGGAACCTGTAGAATTTCCAGATACTCCACCTCCGCCACCGCCCAATAAAGACGAATGGGCTACTAATGGAATGGATACTCGTAAAAGCAATACTCATAATATCGTAAAAACTTTATTTCTTGATCCCGAAGTTCTCAATAATCACAACCTTAAACTAAAAGCAAAATACGACAGAATGAAAAAGGAAGAGGTAAAATTTGTTTCATATAATACCGAGTCCGATTATAAAGCTCTTATCGTAAGCTATGGAACAATGAGTAGAGTATGCCTTACAGCTATTGATATTATGAAAGAAGAAGGCCTTGAAATAGGAATGATAAGACCTCAAACTCTATTTCCTTTTCCGGAAACAGCAATTTATAAAGCTGCCTTAAAAGATAGTTGTAAAGTCGTTGTAAGCATAGAAATGAGCATGGGTCAAATGGTAGAGGATGTTGAAAGATGCATAAAAGGCGTTAAACCTGTTCAATGGTATGGAAAATGCGGAGGAGAAGTGCCAAGCCCTGAAGAAATAATTGCAGTTACAAAAGAATTTGTTAAAGAACAGAGCATTTAA